A window of the Thermoleophilia bacterium SCSIO 60948 genome harbors these coding sequences:
- a CDS encoding homoserine dehydrogenase — MSANAGAPEGEARIGLLGRGTVGGAFEELIGARAGELAAASGRRPRITGVLTRSQGDFDSILEGSDIIVELMGGTDPARDYVLRALSSGRDVVTANKQLVAQHGEELFEVAREAGVQLRFEAAVAGVVPVVRVIQQALAASEITRVMGIVNGTTNFILSEMAATGASYADVLARAQELGYAEADPTDDVGGADAAAKMAILSRLAFGVPVGLADVAYEGITEIRPDDIAYAAEFGLSLKLLGIAELHADELSVRVFPCFLPGEHALAPIGGPFNAVTVEGPAIDSVTLSGPGAGGPQTATAVIGDLVSLLSGTARVHETHRDLRLVHDLRSSFYLHLEVADRPGVLARVADVLGDQGISVRSVVQRGHGDDARLVMVMHPCPESRFYASLSALRELDFLRAEPRAIRVAGDELA; from the coding sequence GTGAGCGCGAACGCGGGAGCCCCGGAGGGCGAGGCGCGGATCGGGTTGCTCGGGCGCGGAACGGTCGGCGGCGCGTTCGAGGAGCTGATCGGCGCCCGGGCCGGCGAGCTCGCGGCGGCCTCGGGCAGGCGTCCGCGGATCACCGGCGTGCTGACGCGCTCGCAGGGAGATTTCGACTCGATCCTCGAGGGCTCGGACATCATCGTCGAGCTGATGGGCGGGACGGACCCGGCCCGCGATTACGTCCTGCGCGCGCTGAGCTCCGGGCGCGACGTCGTGACCGCGAACAAGCAGCTCGTCGCCCAGCACGGTGAGGAGCTCTTCGAGGTCGCGAGAGAGGCCGGCGTCCAGCTTCGCTTCGAGGCAGCGGTCGCCGGCGTCGTGCCCGTCGTCCGCGTGATCCAGCAGGCGCTCGCGGCGAGCGAGATCACCCGCGTGATGGGGATCGTCAACGGAACGACCAACTTCATCCTCTCCGAGATGGCGGCCACGGGAGCCTCCTACGCCGACGTCCTCGCGCGCGCCCAGGAGCTCGGCTACGCCGAGGCCGACCCGACCGACGACGTCGGCGGCGCCGACGCCGCGGCGAAGATGGCGATCCTCTCGCGCCTCGCCTTCGGCGTCCCGGTCGGACTGGCCGATGTCGCCTACGAGGGGATCACGGAGATCCGCCCGGACGACATCGCCTACGCCGCCGAGTTCGGTCTGTCGCTCAAGCTGCTCGGCATCGCCGAGCTCCACGCCGACGAGCTGAGCGTCCGCGTCTTCCCCTGCTTCCTGCCCGGCGAGCACGCCCTGGCGCCGATCGGCGGGCCGTTCAACGCGGTGACGGTCGAGGGGCCGGCGATCGACTCGGTGACGCTCTCGGGCCCGGGCGCCGGCGGTCCGCAGACCGCGACCGCGGTCATCGGCGACCTCGTCTCGCTCCTGTCGGGAACGGCCCGGGTCCACGAGACGCATCGCGATCTGCGCCTGGTCCACGACCTGCGCTCGAGCTTTTACCTCCATCTCGAGGTCGCCGACCGGCCGGGAGTCCTCGCGCGGGTCGCGGACGTGCTCGGCGACCAGGGGATCTCGGTGCGAAGCGTCGTCCAGCGCGGCCACGGCGATGACGCGCGCCTCGTGATGGTCATGCACCCGTGCCCGGAGAGCCGCTTCTACGCATCGCTCTCCGCGCTTCGCGAGCTCGACTTCCTGCGCGCCGAGCCGCGAGCGATCCGCGTCGCCGGCGACGAGCTCGCCTAG
- the lysA gene encoding diaminopimelate decarboxylase has product MDATVDAAGRLAVGGCDLAELAAEYGTPAYVYSEADLRARARAYREAFGASGDAEVLYASKAAPITAICALFAAEGLSVDVASGGELAHALAGGFEPARIYMHGNNKSESELRAGLDAGIGYFVCDSLEEIALLDRLCAERDHTQEVLIRVTPGIHADTHSYVQTGQEDSKFGLGLNDGSAAAGIAAIRGSSNLTLVGLHSHIGSQVFDLEPYAKAVAALAGLASEEFRILNVGGGVGVAYVEGDRPPTIGEFADRVIEAVRESFPGEPRILVEPGRSLVANAGLTLYRVGTVKQIEGVRRWVSVDGGMSDNLRPMLYDSPYSALIADRAEAAGDEVVTVAGKHCESGDVLIEGVSLPSPRVGDVLVTPATGAYGHAMASNYNAIPRPPVIFCADGDARVVVRRETESDLLRRDVGA; this is encoded by the coding sequence ATCGACGCGACCGTCGACGCGGCCGGCCGTCTGGCCGTCGGCGGCTGCGATCTCGCCGAGCTGGCGGCCGAGTACGGCACGCCCGCCTACGTCTACTCCGAGGCCGACCTGCGCGCCCGCGCCCGTGCCTACCGCGAGGCGTTCGGGGCGAGCGGCGACGCCGAGGTCCTCTACGCGTCGAAGGCGGCGCCGATCACCGCGATCTGCGCGCTGTTCGCGGCCGAGGGGCTGTCGGTCGACGTCGCATCGGGTGGCGAGCTCGCCCACGCGCTCGCCGGCGGGTTCGAACCGGCGCGGATCTACATGCACGGCAACAACAAGTCCGAGTCCGAGCTCCGCGCCGGGCTCGACGCCGGCATCGGCTACTTCGTCTGCGACTCGCTCGAGGAGATCGCCCTGCTCGACCGCCTCTGCGCCGAGCGCGACCACACCCAGGAGGTCCTGATCCGGGTCACGCCCGGGATCCACGCCGACACCCACTCCTACGTCCAGACCGGTCAGGAGGACTCGAAGTTCGGCCTCGGCCTCAACGACGGCTCGGCGGCGGCCGGCATCGCGGCGATCCGCGGCTCGAGCAACCTGACGCTCGTCGGGCTGCACTCGCACATCGGCTCCCAGGTGTTCGACCTCGAGCCCTACGCGAAGGCGGTCGCGGCGCTCGCCGGCCTCGCCTCGGAGGAGTTCCGGATCCTCAACGTCGGCGGCGGCGTCGGAGTGGCCTACGTCGAGGGCGACCGGCCGCCGACGATCGGCGAGTTCGCCGACCGCGTCATCGAGGCCGTGCGCGAGAGCTTCCCCGGCGAGCCGCGGATCCTGGTCGAGCCGGGCCGCTCGCTCGTCGCGAACGCCGGCCTGACGCTCTACCGCGTCGGCACCGTCAAGCAGATCGAGGGCGTGCGGCGCTGGGTCTCGGTCGACGGCGGGATGTCCGACAACCTGCGGCCGATGCTCTACGACTCGCCCTACTCGGCCCTGATCGCCGACCGCGCCGAGGCCGCCGGCGACGAGGTCGTGACGGTCGCCGGAAAGCACTGCGAATCGGGCGACGTCCTGATCGAGGGCGTGTCGCTGCCCTCGCCCCGGGTCGGCGACGTCCTGGTCACCCCGGCGACGGGCGCCTACGGTCATGCGATGGCCTCTAACTACAACGCGATACCGCGGCCGCCCGTGATCTTCTGCGCCGACGGTGACGCGCGCGTCGTCGTGCGGCGCGAGACGGAGTCCGATCTGCTGCGACGGGACGTCGGCGCGTGA
- a CDS encoding alpha/beta fold hydrolase: MSRRSVPTPPAPDVRSELDGLPYWLWLPDGPRPWPAMVICHGAGSGKPNHADFARVCRGRGWAALTYDARGHGEAREEMGPGALGDVARMARLLAETDGVDRSRICVRGSSMGGFMAIHAAATSDLIAGAIAICPAGEEHLASGFRADRFDGIRISDSGREAMLAWLAELDLRDAVELMGSKPLLLAHAQGDTQIPSEWSLELYGRASDPRKLLLLPGGSHTSVQHDAEIQEASVRWLERNLRR, encoded by the coding sequence TTGAGCCGGCGCTCCGTTCCCACGCCGCCGGCGCCGGACGTCCGCTCGGAGCTCGACGGCCTGCCCTACTGGCTTTGGCTTCCGGACGGCCCGCGTCCCTGGCCGGCGATGGTGATCTGCCACGGGGCCGGGTCCGGAAAGCCGAACCACGCCGACTTCGCCCGCGTCTGCCGAGGTCGAGGGTGGGCGGCACTCACCTACGACGCTCGCGGGCACGGCGAAGCGCGTGAGGAGATGGGTCCGGGGGCGCTCGGCGACGTGGCGCGGATGGCGCGCCTGCTGGCCGAGACGGACGGGGTCGACCGCAGCCGGATATGCGTCCGTGGATCGAGCATGGGCGGCTTCATGGCGATCCACGCCGCGGCGACATCGGACCTGATCGCCGGAGCGATCGCGATCTGCCCGGCTGGCGAGGAGCACCTCGCCTCGGGTTTCCGGGCGGACCGCTTCGACGGCATCCGGATCTCCGACTCCGGGCGCGAGGCGATGCTCGCGTGGCTCGCCGAGCTCGACCTCCGAGACGCCGTCGAGCTGATGGGATCGAAGCCGCTGCTGCTGGCGCATGCTCAGGGCGACACGCAGATCCCGAGCGAGTGGTCGCTCGAGCTCTATGGGCGCGCGAGCGACCCGCGCAAGCTCCTGCTCCTGCCCGGTGGCTCCCACACCTCGGTCCAGCACGACGCCGAGATCCAGGAGGCCTCGGTGCGCTGGCTCGAGCGCAACCTGCGCCGCTAA